The genomic window TGAGATCAGGATAAGAAAGGGCCCGCTTCGATAGAGGCGGGCCCTTCTGTTTTCATGCCGTCGCGACGTGGTGCCGCGGCGCTAAGTAAAGCTTACTGCACCACAACGAAACCGGTGCCGGAGTCGGCTTCCACGATGTTTCCGTTTCCGGTGAAGGTGATGCGCGCCCGGGTTCCGTTGCTCCCGGAGCAAAGGAGAACCCCTGCATCCGGCTCGTAAGAGAGGTAAGAGGTGGTTATGGGTGTTATCGTGCTGATGACGACATAGCCATTGACTGAATCGTAGTAAGTGCCGCTCAAGGTGAGCGAAGTGCCGTTGGTGGTCTCGGTAACCACCATCTGATAGTTGGACAGGCCGTAGGTTCTCTGGGCGATGTTGTCGGTCAACAGCATGTTTAGGGTCGTGGTGCTGGTATAACCAGAGACAGACACAACGACGGTTCCCGACATGGCCACGTTTTCACCGACCGCGCTGGCAGTGAGCCCAGTGAATGTCATACGGAATCTGGAAAACGCCCCGGTGGACTGGTTGTAGGTGGCGGAAAAACTCACCGTTCCGTCGACCACGGCGGAATCGATGTCACTCTTGTAGGCGTTGTAGACGATGGTACCGCTGGCTGCACCACTGTCGCTTGCCGTGAAGGCATAGCTGAACGAGCCGCTGTAGCCGTAGACGGTGTCCTGGACGGAGGCGGAGGCCGATGCGACTTTGGCCGTCTGCTTTTGTGCAGGGGGCAGGGAAGCCATGCTGTCTTGAAGGGTCTGCACCACTTCATGGAGCATCGGCTGGTTTGGCGCTGATGCTGTATTCGTCGTTTTCAGCATCCCGAACGAGGTGGCAAGCTCCCCCCCCGAGTAGGCTCCCACGGCAATCGCCTTCGCGTTGGCCGGTGTGATCTCGGCCTGGGCTGTGTTGCCGGTGTAGCCGGTAGGAGCAGTGGGGCCGTTATCGCTGCTTCCGCCACCACAACCCGCCATCAAAGACAACAACGCTGCCACCAAAAATCTTCTGATCATGCTTGCCTCCTGGATGAATTTTAGGAATCATTCAAATATATTAATAGTGTTGGGTTGTCAACCCTTAATGTCGCATAATAAGCGTGCATGCAGGCAAAATGGGTTGGCATTGGCTGTCTCCCGCACGTGGTTTCGGCGCCGAACACCCCTGCGGCAGAGCCGGCACGCACAAAGAAAGGGCTCCGCCAGATTAAAACGGAGCCCTTTTTTTCCTGTTCGCCTGATGCGACCGCTTCAGCGGCCACCCCGCGCTATCGCTGCTTCAGTAACGACTTAGCGAGATCAAGGTTGTGGTAGGCGACGGCCCGCAGCCGGGCTCCCTCAGCATCCTTGCGGTTGGCGATCTGCGCCAGGAAAGCGTCGAGTTCCTTACGCGCGGCGTCGGTCTGCTTTTTGTCGTAGGGAAGCGAGAAGTCGATCCCCTTCACGTCCCAGGCATTCATGGGGAGCAGGGTGAAGGGGGCGAAATCTTCCAGCTTCCGGTTCCCCGCCGGTTCCGGTTTTTCCCAGGTCTGATCGGTGAACCTCAGCCCATCCTTGTCGGCAAGCACCGTATAGCTTCCCTTGAAAGCCTTCTTAACGTCGGTCTTCTCGAAGTAGTTCCAGGCCGATTTACCCACCTGCACCGCGGAGTCATGACACGTCCCGCAACCGCGCGCTTTGCCCAGGGCATGGCTCATCTTGTCCATCTGTACCCAAAGTATCGCCTTGTTGCCTGACGGGAGACCGCCGCGCGTTCCGACACCGATGTAGGCATCGTTCACATCGCGCGCGCCGCGCACCGCCTCGAAAGAGGATGGCTCGCCGATGGCCGTATTCCCGGGTATCTGCCGTTTCGGGATCTCGCGGAACAAAAGCCCCGTCGGCGCGAGTTCCATGGTCTGGTTCATAACCGCCATGGGGTAAGGTTTGACGCCGATCCAGCGCCCGTCGGCGTTCTTGATGATGGTGGGGAGGTCACGGGTGCCGTAATACTCCTTGTGCTTGCCGTACGGGGTTTCGGTTCCGAAGGTGACGCCTGGTCCCCAGAAGGTGTACTGGTAGGCGCCGACCACGGTGACATGACAGGCGGCACAGTCCACCTTCCCGTGAGGGGACGCTTCAACGGCCTTGACGATTTCAGCATGGCACGTTTTGCAGGAACTCCGTACCTGTTCGGAACCCAAGTGGCCGAATTTGTGATTCGTGGGCTTGTGGCAGTCGGTGCAGGTGACGCCGGCCTTGAAGTGCGCCTCCTGCGGAAGGTTCGGCGGGAAGGAATAATCGCCGCGGAAATACCCGGCGCCGCGCCTGCGGTCCATGGGACCCGCGTGACAGATGGTGCCGCGACCGCCGCCGTAGCAACTGGTCGTGTCGGGACGGCCGAAGCGGTGGCTGCCGGTGCCTGCGTGCGGCTTGTAGTGGCAGTCGTTGCACCCTGCGTGGCACATGTTGCAGGCGCGGTTCGATGCGTCGTTTTGAGCCTCGGAGTAGGGGACCGCGGTCTGCTTTTTCAGGTTGTCGTAGTTCTGTCCGAACCACATGCCGCAGTTCTGCGGGCCGGGGAGTTTCTCGGACCAACTGCGGAACGCTCTCTGGTGCTTGTTCAACCCCATCTCTGAATTTGCATAATCCTTCACCTCCTGCTCATGGCACCTGCCGCAGGTCTTGCGCGCGACGTCCGGGGAAAAGGCGAAGGTCTTTGGATCACGGTCCTGCCAGTGAAGCCCCGTAGCCGCTTTGGCCCCCGCAGCCGCAAGTTTCGCCGGGTCCCCTTCCGGGATCAACGCTTCCATGTCAGACGAGCGCGGCAGAAGGGCCTTCGTCGCCCCTGCCGTCTGCCGGGACAGCGCCTCACCCTTGACCTTGGGGCCCACCCCAACCACGAAGGGGCGCAGCATGCCGCGATGCGCCGCTTCCTTGTCCTTTTCCTTTCCCTCGCCCAAATGGCAGTCCACGCAGGTAGCCCCCGGCATGTTCACCTCGAGATCAACCTGTGCCGGGTCAAGGTACATCGACTCGGCGCCCAGCGCCTTCAACCTGGCCTTGTCACTGTGACACACCACGCACTGGGAGTCCGCATCGTAACCCCACACCTGGGCCGACACGATCAGAGACAGTACGACGAACGCTGCGACTTTCATACAATCCTCCTTGATACAGACATAGATTTCCTCTGTGCCTGGGGGGAGATGTTACAGCGAATTCCCCAGTTGGCAATACGGAAACTGTTCCAGTGAAGACCTGCTGCGACGCAGAGTAAAGTTTTGTAAAAAACGGTAACCGTTGACATTTCAATTCTTTACAACGCCGTAATGCCATTGTCGCTATACTGGGCTGGCTTTTAAACGAACGATTACCTAGAGGATGAGATGAAGACTTCAACGCTGGATCGCGCTGTTATTGCGTGCGCCGCCATGGGCCTCGTGGGGTGCGCCACCGTCGGCCCGAATTACGTCACCCCTGCGGTGAAGACGCCCGCCACCTGGCAGCAGCTTGATGCCAAGGGAAGCACGCGCACCACCGGGGGGGAGAACTACGACCTGAGCCGATGGTGGCTCTCGCTGGATGACCCGCTTCTTTCAGAGCTGATCGAGAAGGCGCTTTCGGCAAGCCCGGACCTGCGCAGCGCGCAGGCGAAACTGCGCGAGTCACGCGCTCGGCGCTCGGTGGCTGCCGCGGACCGGTATCCCGGCGTCA from Geomonas ferrireducens includes these protein-coding regions:
- a CDS encoding cytochrome c3 family protein gives rise to the protein MKVAAFVVLSLIVSAQVWGYDADSQCVVCHSDKARLKALGAESMYLDPAQVDLEVNMPGATCVDCHLGEGKEKDKEAAHRGMLRPFVVGVGPKVKGEALSRQTAGATKALLPRSSDMEALIPEGDPAKLAAAGAKAATGLHWQDRDPKTFAFSPDVARKTCGRCHEQEVKDYANSEMGLNKHQRAFRSWSEKLPGPQNCGMWFGQNYDNLKKQTAVPYSEAQNDASNRACNMCHAGCNDCHYKPHAGTGSHRFGRPDTTSCYGGGRGTICHAGPMDRRRGAGYFRGDYSFPPNLPQEAHFKAGVTCTDCHKPTNHKFGHLGSEQVRSSCKTCHAEIVKAVEASPHGKVDCAACHVTVVGAYQYTFWGPGVTFGTETPYGKHKEYYGTRDLPTIIKNADGRWIGVKPYPMAVMNQTMELAPTGLLFREIPKRQIPGNTAIGEPSSFEAVRGARDVNDAYIGVGTRGGLPSGNKAILWVQMDKMSHALGKARGCGTCHDSAVQVGKSAWNYFEKTDVKKAFKGSYTVLADKDGLRFTDQTWEKPEPAGNRKLEDFAPFTLLPMNAWDVKGIDFSLPYDKKQTDAARKELDAFLAQIANRKDAEGARLRAVAYHNLDLAKSLLKQR